One Thermosphaera aggregans DNA segment encodes these proteins:
- a CDS encoding MoaD/ThiS family protein — MKVNVRAYSLFSEIIRDGVVEINDYSTVKDLIEMLLGGLEYRGVTPIVFVNKEKAGLDRVLRDGDEVILTPPFSGG; from the coding sequence ATGAAAGTTAATGTAAGAGCATACTCCCTTTTCAGCGAGATAATCAGGGATGGAGTTGTTGAGATAAATGATTATTCAACCGTTAAGGACTTGATTGAAATGCTTCTTGGCGGGTTAGAGTACAGGGGGGTCACCCCAATAGTTTTCGTCAACAAGGAGAAAGCAGGGCTCGACAGGGTTTTAAGAGATGGAGACGAGGTAATTCTAACACCTCCTTTTTCAGGTGGCTAA
- the moaC gene encoding cyclic pyranopterin monophosphate synthase MoaC, which translates to MSVHMVDVSGKPDSQREAVATGFIKLKKSTIELIKSGKIEKGNVLDVSSVSAILGVKKTPELLPLTHNIPISNVKVDFNIEEEGIRVYVTVKTTAKTGVEMEALVGATAALLNIWDMVKKYEKDEKGQYPETVITDVRVLSKVKTPQGDV; encoded by the coding sequence ATGAGCGTTCACATGGTGGATGTTTCGGGAAAGCCGGATTCCCAGCGCGAGGCAGTCGCAACCGGCTTCATCAAGCTTAAGAAAAGCACTATCGAACTTATAAAAAGCGGGAAAATAGAGAAAGGAAACGTTCTCGATGTTTCATCCGTCTCGGCAATTCTTGGGGTGAAGAAAACCCCTGAGCTACTTCCATTAACGCATAACATACCTATTTCCAACGTTAAGGTAGACTTCAATATTGAGGAAGAAGGAATCCGGGTTTACGTGACCGTTAAAACCACAGCTAAAACAGGGGTGGAAATGGAGGCTTTAGTAGGAGCGACTGCGGCGTTACTAAACATATGGGATATGGTGAAAAAATACGAGAAGGATGAGAAAGGCCAGTATCCTGAAACAGTAATCACTGATGTAAGAGTGCTTTCTAAAGTCAAGACCCCCCAGGGTGATGTGTGA
- the moaA gene encoding GTP 3',8-cyclase MoaA, with product MLRDGFGREVDSFRIVVTMRCNYNCIFCHREGLTGLDRAEVLTPDDYRYLAYVSRKLGIVYFKITGGEPLLRRDTPDIIKGIREYSKEVSLTTNGYFLKNLAGKLADAGLDGLNVSVHSLNDEVYQAITRTRGSVKLILEGIEQALDHGIKVKLNFLAMKINLGEFEKIIEYASSKGVDVNVIELIPLGTPHHVYLEQRTSLDPIIEKLHRISSNITISNFQNRPIYTLPSGIKVNVIKGYGNPDLCARCTRLRLTPEGWIKTCIFLEEPFVDISKELKNKDEYGVVEKIKKAVSIRKPYFTRGRS from the coding sequence ATGCTTAGGGATGGTTTTGGAAGAGAGGTGGACAGCTTCAGAATAGTTGTCACGATGAGATGCAACTACAACTGTATTTTTTGCCATAGGGAGGGTTTAACTGGTTTAGATAGAGCGGAGGTGCTAACCCCTGACGATTACCGGTATCTCGCATACGTGTCCCGTAAACTCGGAATAGTGTACTTTAAAATCACTGGGGGAGAGCCTCTTCTCAGAAGGGATACCCCGGATATAATAAAAGGGATTCGAGAATATTCCAAAGAGGTGTCCTTGACAACAAACGGGTATTTTTTGAAAAACCTAGCTGGAAAGCTTGCTGATGCGGGCCTCGACGGGCTTAACGTAAGCGTTCACTCACTAAACGATGAGGTTTACCAAGCTATTACTCGTACAAGGGGTAGCGTCAAGCTAATCCTTGAGGGAATTGAACAAGCATTAGACCACGGTATAAAGGTAAAACTAAACTTTCTCGCGATGAAGATAAACCTTGGAGAATTTGAAAAAATAATCGAGTACGCCTCATCAAAAGGGGTTGACGTCAACGTCATTGAACTCATTCCTCTTGGAACGCCGCACCATGTATATCTCGAGCAGAGAACAAGCCTTGACCCTATCATTGAAAAACTACACAGGATCTCTTCCAATATAACAATATCTAACTTTCAAAACAGACCCATTTACACTCTGCCATCTGGTATAAAAGTCAACGTGATAAAGGGTTATGGAAACCCCGATTTATGTGCAAGATGCACCAGGCTAAGGCTCACCCCGGAGGGCTGGATTAAAACCTGTATCTTCCTGGAAGAACCGTTCGTCGATATTAGTAAGGAATTAAAGAATAAAGATGAGTATGGAGTAGTTGAAAAAATCAAGAAGGCTGTCTCTATTCGAAAACCCTATTTTACGAGGGGCCGGTCATGA
- a CDS encoding ABC transporter ATP-binding protein: protein MIEDISFQLRRGEVAVLMGPNASGKTTLIKAIAGLITPFKGRILIDDNTVFETRRSDGRIVVNAPPHLRKIGYVPSDYALLDHLTVWENVMLGLAKKPFSRHEKEKKVRDILEFMSLERYSNMKPPALSNGLKQKVALARALVAEPKLLLLDEPFSSIDPASKPVIRYELKKLLASWKITTIIATHDVEDAFWFHDRVLVLNGRKLTYDSPFLSEETISNEYLAKSLGFNVLEGRIIQIMKPGKYLVEIGKSTVLATSGSVGNKLAEGSLVNIVFPPVVSKLTPGCSESVEVNSLKGNLLEVIERFDHVTLLLEIDSSKVRVNLLRREWEKLRSMVSGNCLTLILPENSVSIIEKRAPGGWNA from the coding sequence ATCATCGAGGATATCTCTTTTCAATTGAGAAGGGGGGAGGTCGCTGTCTTAATGGGGCCTAACGCCTCGGGGAAAACCACCCTAATTAAAGCCATTGCGGGGTTGATAACCCCATTTAAAGGTAGGATACTCATTGATGACAACACTGTTTTCGAAACCAGGAGAAGCGATGGACGTATAGTTGTTAACGCTCCACCTCATTTGAGGAAAATAGGGTACGTGCCATCAGACTACGCCCTCCTCGACCACTTAACCGTGTGGGAAAACGTAATGCTTGGTCTTGCCAAGAAGCCTTTCAGCAGGCATGAGAAGGAGAAAAAAGTTAGAGATATTCTAGAGTTCATGAGCTTGGAGAGATATTCTAATATGAAGCCGCCAGCGCTCAGCAACGGGTTAAAGCAGAAAGTAGCGCTGGCCAGAGCCCTCGTGGCTGAGCCCAAGCTCCTCCTACTCGACGAGCCGTTCTCCTCTATCGACCCAGCGAGCAAACCCGTGATACGCTACGAGTTGAAAAAGCTTCTAGCTTCATGGAAGATTACAACCATTATAGCAACCCACGATGTTGAAGACGCATTTTGGTTTCACGATAGAGTACTCGTATTAAACGGTAGGAAGCTCACTTATGACTCTCCCTTCCTTTCGGAAGAAACCATAAGTAATGAGTACTTAGCGAAGTCCCTGGGATTTAACGTTCTAGAGGGAAGAATTATACAAATCATGAAACCTGGCAAGTATCTTGTCGAAATAGGGAAGTCGACTGTCTTAGCAACTAGCGGTAGCGTAGGGAATAAACTAGCTGAGGGAAGCCTAGTGAATATCGTATTCCCGCCCGTTGTCTCGAAGTTAACACCCGGATGTAGTGAAAGCGTTGAAGTAAACTCCTTGAAAGGTAATTTATTAGAGGTAATTGAGAGATTCGATCACGTCACACTTCTATTGGAAATCGATTCATCAAAGGTTCGAGTAAACCTACTTCGGAGAGAATGGGAAAAACTGCGTAGCATGGTTTCCGGGAATTGTCTAACTCTCATACTCCCCGAGAATTCGGTTTCGATAATAGAAAAACGAGCGCCGGGTGGATGGAATGCTTAG
- a CDS encoding molybdate ABC transporter permease subunit gives MGELTPLSLVVGFIIAFELIVLATVFYLSISSLPSNPELFKEVRDSTILSVETSLITTLVVLMLSIPVSYWFSRQNLKGKHALRALLSIPYILSPSASGLILLIFLVKNPLGRTLNDSFEIVNDFKGIVLAQSFLAFPIALIYFTALFKTIPPSLEEVARTLGYGRLEALYRIFLPSLKPQVVSGALLVFARAFGDFGASLILGGGIRGRTVTLPIALYFINQYGDIVLLAYALSSYVLIAYLILFLTSILER, from the coding sequence GTGGGTGAGTTGACTCCTCTAAGCCTGGTAGTAGGATTCATAATAGCATTTGAATTAATAGTTTTGGCAACAGTGTTTTACTTGTCGATTTCAAGCCTCCCGTCTAATCCTGAACTGTTTAAGGAGGTTAGGGATTCCACAATACTCTCGGTTGAAACATCGTTAATAACAACGCTGGTAGTGTTGATGCTCAGCATTCCAGTGTCTTACTGGTTCTCACGGCAGAATTTGAAGGGAAAGCATGCTTTGAGGGCACTCCTAAGTATACCCTACATCCTTTCCCCATCAGCCAGCGGTTTAATACTACTAATCTTCCTTGTGAAAAACCCCCTCGGGAGAACGCTCAACGACTCCTTTGAAATCGTGAACGATTTCAAGGGGATCGTGTTAGCACAGAGCTTTCTCGCCTTCCCAATCGCGTTGATATATTTCACTGCACTCTTCAAGACGATACCGCCATCCCTGGAGGAAGTTGCTAGAACTCTTGGATACGGGAGATTAGAAGCATTGTACAGGATTTTTCTCCCTTCTTTAAAACCCCAAGTTGTGTCGGGAGCGCTCCTCGTTTTCGCACGAGCCTTCGGAGACTTCGGAGCCTCCCTAATTCTCGGGGGAGGGATCAGAGGGAGGACTGTTACGCTTCCAATAGCACTATATTTTATAAATCAATATGGAGACATCGTGCTACTGGCTTATGCCTTATCCAGCTATGTACTCATAGCTTACTTAATCCTGTTCTTAACCAGCATACTGGAGAGGTGA